One Oceanicoccus sagamiensis genomic region harbors:
- a CDS encoding HAD family hydrolase, translating to MTQVSINTSTITGVVFDMDGTLVDSKLDFDAMREELGFPEGQPILEHLDTLSDPLLIDNAHRIIRQHEMAGAKAASWMPGAEAFVHHLKALNIPMAILTRNMREATALTLASLAIPIEAVLTREDCLPKPHPQGLLMLAERWQMPCGNMVYIGDYLFDIEVAANANMRSCLYLNEHNRHYADTADWVIEHFDQLTAAF from the coding sequence ATGACACAAGTAAGTATCAATACCTCGACCATTACGGGGGTTGTCTTTGATATGGATGGGACGCTGGTCGACTCTAAACTGGATTTTGATGCTATGCGGGAAGAGTTGGGTTTCCCCGAAGGCCAGCCTATTCTGGAGCATCTAGACACACTGTCAGATCCGCTTCTTATCGATAATGCCCACCGTATTATTCGACAGCATGAAATGGCGGGGGCTAAAGCCGCGAGCTGGATGCCCGGTGCTGAAGCCTTTGTTCATCATCTGAAGGCCCTCAATATCCCCATGGCAATCTTGACCCGCAATATGCGGGAGGCGACAGCCCTGACGCTGGCGTCTCTGGCCATTCCCATTGAGGCCGTATTAACCCGCGAAGACTGCTTACCCAAACCCCATCCACAGGGCTTATTGATGCTTGCCGAGCGGTGGCAAATGCCCTGTGGCAATATGGTCTATATCGGTGATTACCTCTTTGATATTGAAGTTGCTGCTAACGCGAATATGCGCTCCTGTTTATATCTTAATGAACATAATCGCCATTATGCTGATACTGCTGACTGGGTGATTGAGCATTTTGACCAACTAACAGCAGCTTTTTAA
- a CDS encoding 3-hydroxyacyl-CoA dehydrogenase, whose amino-acid sequence MNDINRVCFIGSGTMGCFNSLLAALVGYDCVLFDIDEESFKQVPQAQQDIGAFLVGSGFCTEQAIAEAQSRIRFETDLSQAVAGADLISESVPERLSLKQELHQQLESICPEHCILTTNTSNLMVSEIQAPLASGKRFAALHSHLGALLIDIVAGPRTDASTVDTLKRYVLSLNAVPLVLKKENPGYVLNAILGPLLTMSMMLVIEKAATIEDLDAAWLSHRKGPMGPFAMMDLFGLDVIADSWQQPRPDPAMQALRTKILGFITPYIERGDLGMKSKKGFYQYPDPAYQQAGFVDPAKDLSGLDSILVATIIENAIIIANKAVAEPKDIDRAWMTATYLDIGPFGLLDAIGLNDFLTNYHQLVAAGLFTPAAAAIVDTYLQPKLDLEHLGEKTKQGFYSYPNPLFQEANFLLDT is encoded by the coding sequence GTGAATGATATTAATCGTGTTTGTTTTATCGGCTCTGGCACGATGGGGTGTTTTAATTCCCTGTTAGCGGCTCTGGTGGGCTATGACTGCGTGCTGTTCGATATCGACGAAGAGAGCTTTAAGCAGGTTCCTCAGGCGCAACAAGATATCGGTGCATTTTTGGTGGGCTCAGGCTTTTGCACTGAGCAAGCGATTGCCGAAGCCCAGTCTCGTATTCGTTTTGAAACGGATTTATCACAGGCGGTAGCAGGGGCTGATCTGATTAGTGAGTCCGTTCCTGAGCGTCTTTCTCTAAAACAGGAATTACATCAACAGTTGGAATCTATTTGCCCTGAGCATTGTATTCTGACCACTAACACCTCGAACTTAATGGTATCGGAAATTCAAGCCCCGTTGGCCAGCGGCAAACGCTTTGCTGCCCTGCATTCCCATTTAGGTGCCTTGCTGATTGATATTGTTGCCGGGCCTCGTACTGATGCTAGCACGGTTGATACTTTAAAGCGCTATGTGCTCAGCCTTAATGCCGTTCCTTTAGTATTGAAAAAGGAAAACCCCGGCTATGTATTAAATGCGATACTCGGGCCATTACTAACCATGTCGATGATGTTAGTGATAGAAAAAGCTGCCACGATCGAAGACTTGGATGCTGCTTGGCTGAGTCACCGCAAGGGACCTATGGGGCCGTTTGCGATGATGGATTTATTTGGTTTGGATGTGATCGCCGATAGCTGGCAGCAACCCAGACCGGACCCGGCGATGCAAGCCCTGCGTACTAAAATACTCGGCTTTATTACCCCGTATATTGAACGGGGTGATTTGGGTATGAAGTCTAAAAAAGGTTTTTATCAATACCCGGACCCTGCCTATCAGCAAGCTGGCTTTGTTGACCCCGCTAAAGATTTATCTGGCCTCGATAGTATTCTGGTCGCCACCATTATTGAAAACGCCATTATTATCGCCAATAAAGCTGTGGCCGAACCTAAAGATATTGATCGGGCCTGGATGACAGCCACCTATTTGGATATTGGTCCTTTTGGGTTGCTGGATGCCATCGGCCTGAATGACTTTCTAACAAATTATCATCAACTGGTGGCAGCCGGTTTATTTACTCCTGCCGCTGCAGCCATTGTTGATACTTATCTACAGCCAAAACTGGACCTTGAGCACTTGGGTGAAAAAACCAAACAGGGTTTTTATAGCTACCCTAATCCGCTGTTCCAAGAAGCCAACTTTTTACTGGATACTTAA
- a CDS encoding spinster family MFS transporter: protein MSDPTSVGYKPSKSHTILGFLMVLNVLNMVDRNLLSSFGPQVVEDLQLTDSEFGLLTGLIFVFFYAVMGLFMGVLTDRVHRPRLIAAGLLLWSVLTAYSGIAKNFFQIAMARLFIGAGESSLTPGSVSMLSDLYPQNKRGMALGIYYLGIPLGAGGSFIVAGILGPILGWRNCFLLLGALGVLLAIPLFFMRDPKRGGLDQPADTAPADNQAALKKNSFSDVMRSLRANPALMLTIAGAVFLHIPVGAGQFAMLWLVRERGFDAAEIATVYGGLFIIFGTIGTLFGGIASDWFQARFNGGRIRFLAYLMLVITPFTIGYRFAESDSIIFYMGMSAGFLFMSSFYGPAFSTAQDLSPVAMRGTVAGLLLVACNLVGIGCGAVLTGFVSEFMQASGSEQPLTWALITADICSVLTIPCFVWASMYISKKGVTA, encoded by the coding sequence ATGAGTGATCCAACCAGCGTCGGTTACAAACCCAGCAAATCCCATACTATTTTGGGTTTTTTGATGGTGCTTAATGTGCTTAATATGGTAGATAGAAACCTGTTAAGTAGTTTTGGCCCGCAAGTGGTTGAAGACCTACAGCTGACCGATAGTGAATTTGGTTTGCTGACCGGTTTAATTTTTGTCTTTTTCTATGCAGTGATGGGGCTGTTTATGGGGGTCTTAACAGACCGTGTACATCGCCCCCGTTTGATTGCTGCTGGCTTGTTGTTATGGAGTGTACTGACTGCCTATTCCGGCATCGCTAAAAACTTTTTTCAAATTGCCATGGCCCGTTTATTTATTGGTGCGGGTGAGTCCAGTTTAACCCCCGGTTCAGTCTCAATGCTTTCTGATCTCTATCCCCAGAATAAACGGGGTATGGCATTGGGTATCTATTATTTAGGTATTCCTTTGGGAGCCGGTGGTAGCTTTATTGTGGCGGGTATCCTCGGCCCAATACTCGGTTGGCGCAACTGCTTCCTACTGCTAGGTGCTCTTGGTGTGCTACTGGCTATCCCGCTGTTTTTTATGCGTGACCCCAAACGAGGCGGCTTGGATCAGCCAGCTGATACAGCACCAGCCGATAATCAGGCAGCACTAAAGAAAAACAGTTTCTCTGATGTGATGAGAAGTTTACGGGCTAACCCGGCATTAATGTTGACCATTGCCGGCGCTGTATTTTTACATATACCGGTTGGGGCAGGGCAGTTTGCCATGCTTTGGCTGGTACGTGAACGTGGCTTTGATGCGGCTGAAATTGCTACCGTTTACGGCGGTTTATTTATTATCTTCGGCACCATAGGGACGTTATTTGGTGGTATTGCCAGTGACTGGTTCCAAGCCCGATTTAACGGCGGCCGTATCCGTTTTCTCGCCTATTTGATGCTGGTGATTACGCCCTTTACGATCGGCTATCGTTTTGCGGAGAGTGACTCGATTATTTTCTATATGGGTATGAGTGCGGGCTTCTTATTTATGTCGTCGTTCTATGGCCCTGCTTTTTCCACGGCCCAGGATTTATCCCCAGTGGCTATGCGCGGCACTGTAGCGGGCCTATTACTGGTGGCCTGTAATTTAGTGGGTATTGGTTGCGGTGCAGTACTAACCGGTTTTGTGAGTGAATTTATGCAGGCATCGGGCAGTGAACAGCCATTAACCTGGGCCTTAATTACCGCTGATATTTGTTCGGTATTGACGATTCCGTGTTTTGTTTGGGCTTCGATGTATATTTCCAAAAAGGGCGTTACTGCTTAA
- a CDS encoding class I adenylate-forming enzyme family protein — translation MTLKNTLDNIQQAIAGLTAPGGDFEIIQADVLGQSLPVYKPAPGSLRDIYMACLQHNQKTFLVYHQQRLSFMDTYQQTAKFAYILTQQFDVKKGDRVAIAMRNNPEWIVAFMAATSLGAVAVPMNGWWTTEELEYGLQDCGAKVVVVDNQRMQRIEPFYQAMDIRAVVISSAANSQPSTDTQFNYSELMSACADQQMPTVEISTDDDATILYTSGSSGKPKGVVATHRSIINTLVSWLLLAVGSEVAGAKPDNMPEADDLVALLTVPLFHVTGCHSLFLLSLIIGRKVVMMHKWDPQEALKLIEQEKVTYVNGVPTMSQELLDAAENTDRDISSLVELASGGAARPPEHVRRISETFKMNPVNGYGLTETNAMGAVNAGITYIECPDSVGMPSPAVTEIRIVDEQGNSLPAGERGEICIKSPANARGYWNNPTATADAFKDGWFHTGDVGYLDDLNMLFIVDRIKDIIIRGGENISCNEVEAAIYAYEGVAEVAVFAVPDERLGEVVGAKLFMKANASITEQQLVEFLQDHIAAYKIPSHLIISEEPLPRTATDKIFKREIKEQYLAAMQASV, via the coding sequence ATGACACTTAAAAATACGCTAGACAATATTCAGCAGGCCATTGCCGGTTTAACCGCGCCGGGTGGTGATTTTGAAATTATTCAAGCGGATGTGCTGGGTCAAAGCTTGCCCGTCTATAAGCCGGCACCTGGCAGTTTGCGTGATATTTATATGGCTTGCCTGCAGCATAACCAAAAAACGTTTTTGGTCTATCACCAGCAGCGCTTGAGCTTTATGGATACCTATCAGCAGACGGCAAAGTTTGCCTATATCCTGACGCAACAATTTGATGTTAAAAAAGGCGACCGTGTAGCAATTGCAATGCGTAATAATCCCGAATGGATTGTGGCCTTTATGGCCGCTACTTCACTGGGTGCTGTTGCTGTACCGATGAATGGTTGGTGGACGACAGAAGAATTGGAGTACGGCCTGCAAGACTGTGGTGCCAAAGTGGTTGTGGTGGATAACCAGCGTATGCAACGCATTGAGCCGTTTTATCAAGCAATGGATATACGCGCAGTTGTGATTAGCAGCGCGGCCAATAGCCAGCCCAGTACCGATACTCAATTTAACTATTCAGAGCTGATGAGTGCTTGTGCTGATCAGCAGATGCCAACCGTTGAAATTTCCACCGATGATGATGCCACCATACTGTATACCTCAGGTTCCAGTGGTAAACCCAAAGGTGTAGTGGCGACCCATCGCAGTATTATCAATACTTTAGTGAGTTGGTTATTACTGGCTGTAGGGTCTGAAGTAGCCGGTGCCAAACCTGACAATATGCCTGAGGCGGATGATTTAGTGGCCTTATTAACAGTGCCCTTATTTCATGTGACCGGTTGCCATAGTTTGTTTTTACTCTCGCTGATTATCGGCCGTAAAGTGGTCATGATGCATAAGTGGGACCCGCAAGAGGCGCTGAAATTAATCGAGCAGGAAAAAGTCACCTATGTGAATGGTGTGCCCACCATGTCACAGGAACTACTGGATGCGGCAGAAAATACCGACCGCGATATTTCCAGCTTGGTTGAATTAGCCTCAGGCGGGGCCGCCAGACCACCTGAGCATGTGCGCCGTATTAGTGAGACTTTTAAAATGAACCCGGTCAACGGTTATGGTTTAACAGAAACCAATGCCATGGGCGCTGTGAACGCGGGTATTACCTATATAGAGTGTCCCGATAGTGTGGGTATGCCATCACCTGCTGTTACCGAAATCCGCATTGTGGATGAGCAGGGCAATAGTCTGCCTGCTGGTGAACGTGGTGAAATCTGTATTAAAAGCCCAGCCAATGCCCGCGGTTATTGGAATAACCCAACGGCGACAGCCGATGCCTTTAAAGATGGTTGGTTTCATACCGGTGATGTGGGTTATCTCGATGACTTGAATATGCTTTTTATCGTCGACCGGATTAAAGATATTATTATACGCGGCGGTGAAAATATTAGCTGTAATGAAGTAGAAGCTGCTATTTATGCTTATGAAGGAGTAGCGGAAGTGGCCGTGTTTGCAGTGCCTGATGAACGTCTGGGTGAAGTGGTAGGCGCCAAGTTATTTATGAAGGCCAATGCTTCGATCACAGAGCAGCAGTTAGTTGAATTTCTTCAAGATCATATTGCGGCGTATAAGATTCCTTCACATCTTATTATTAGTGAAGAACCGTTACCGCGTACAGCTACCGATAAAATCTTTAAACGTGAAATTAAAGAGCAGTATCTTGCTGCTATGCAAGCGTCTGTTTAA
- a CDS encoding DUF2721 domain-containing protein gives METITIDILGNIGQTVQLAVAPVFLLTGIAAFLGVLSNRLGRITDRARILERRLATTTGEQNEFLQNELASLWRRIGMINKAIRLCTISALLICLVVVTLFLGGLLHASLSLVIAFLFISAMLALIMALIYFLREVTRATQSMQMGMEIAVDDILKE, from the coding sequence TTGGAAACAATCACCATCGATATTTTGGGCAATATAGGGCAAACCGTGCAACTGGCAGTAGCGCCGGTTTTTTTGCTAACCGGTATTGCCGCCTTTCTAGGTGTGCTGTCCAACCGCTTAGGCCGTATTACTGATCGAGCCAGAATTTTAGAGCGAAGACTTGCTACGACCACCGGCGAACAAAACGAATTTCTGCAAAATGAACTGGCATCGCTATGGCGACGGATTGGTATGATCAATAAAGCCATCCGCCTCTGTACCATCAGCGCTCTATTGATTTGTTTAGTGGTGGTTACGCTCTTCCTTGGGGGCTTATTACATGCCAGTCTTTCACTGGTGATTGCCTTCTTATTTATCTCCGCCATGCTGGCTTTGATAATGGCGCTAATTTACTTTCTCAGAGAAGTCACCCGGGCAACACAGAGTATGCAGATGGGCATGGAAATCGCGGTGGATGACATTCTGAAAGAGTAA
- a CDS encoding rhodanese-related sulfurtransferase, whose amino-acid sequence MSTDTYIVCAMYKFVRLDNYEALRDPLLNTMKQLNICGTLLLASEGINGTVAGSREGIDQLLLWLRRQPELSDIDCKESTTTQRPFLRTKVKLKKEIVTMGVEGINPKEVVGTYVEPKEWNQLISDPDVLLVDTRNDYEVQVGTFKNAINPNTETFREFPQYVKDNLDPAKHKKVAMFCTGGIRCEKSTAYLKEQGFDEVYHLKGGVLKYLEEVPEEHTLWDGECFVFDDRVTVNHQLEKGNYDQCHACRLPITDNDKLSEKYQQGVSCPSCYDKLSEQQRQRFSEREKQMRLASQRGESHMGSEVVDQLHKKREVKAEQLEKQRKNSQPSK is encoded by the coding sequence ATGTCTACTGACACCTATATTGTGTGTGCTATGTATAAGTTCGTCCGTCTGGACAACTATGAAGCACTGCGCGATCCCCTGTTAAATACCATGAAGCAGCTTAATATCTGCGGCACCTTGCTACTGGCCAGTGAGGGCATTAATGGCACTGTTGCTGGTTCTCGCGAGGGAATCGACCAGTTATTACTATGGTTGCGCCGGCAGCCAGAGCTGAGTGATATTGATTGCAAAGAATCCACGACGACTCAGCGCCCATTTTTGCGCACCAAAGTTAAATTAAAGAAAGAAATAGTGACAATGGGCGTCGAGGGGATTAACCCCAAAGAAGTCGTTGGCACCTATGTAGAACCCAAAGAGTGGAATCAGTTGATCAGCGACCCGGATGTTTTACTGGTCGATACCCGCAATGATTACGAAGTGCAGGTGGGTACCTTTAAAAACGCGATTAACCCCAATACCGAAACGTTTCGCGAATTCCCCCAATATGTCAAAGATAACCTTGATCCGGCGAAGCATAAAAAAGTCGCGATGTTTTGTACTGGTGGTATCCGCTGCGAAAAATCGACCGCTTATTTAAAAGAGCAGGGCTTTGATGAGGTTTATCACCTTAAAGGTGGCGTTTTAAAATATCTGGAAGAAGTCCCAGAGGAACATACCCTGTGGGATGGCGAGTGTTTTGTCTTTGATGATCGCGTCACCGTAAATCATCAATTAGAGAAGGGTAATTATGACCAGTGCCATGCCTGCCGTTTACCCATTACAGACAATGATAAACTTAGCGAAAAATACCAACAGGGTGTTAGCTGTCCTTCCTGCTATGACAAGTTGAGTGAACAGCAGCGCCAGCGTTTTAGCGAACGTGAAAAGCAAATGCGCTTAGCCAGCCAGCGTGGCGAAAGCCATATGGGCTCTGAGGTTGTCGATCAACTGCATAAAAAGCGCGAAGTGAAAGCTGAGCAGCTTGAGAAGCAGCGGAAAAATAGTCAGCCCTCAAAATAA
- a CDS encoding SDR family oxidoreductase — translation MSASDLSLQNLFSLTGKVALVTGGSKGIGRMIAQGLLQAGAKVYISARKADECQQVAEELSAFGDCVAIASDVTLPESRQQLIEQLSARESQLNILVNNAGSAWGASYEEYPEAAFDKLMAINVKSVFALSRDLTPLMEQGASKDDPARIVNIGSVDGLHIATAHNTGMYAYSASKAAVHHLTRHLAVELGKRQITVNAVAPGFFPSKMTGYLFDTMQEKLEANSLLGRVGRDEEMAGIAIYLCSKAGAYTHGTVIPVDGGTSINHQHLID, via the coding sequence ATGTCAGCCTCAGATTTAAGTCTTCAAAATCTTTTTTCTCTAACGGGAAAAGTTGCGCTGGTAACCGGCGGCTCCAAGGGTATTGGCCGGATGATTGCTCAGGGCTTATTACAGGCCGGTGCCAAGGTTTATATTAGCGCCCGCAAAGCCGACGAATGCCAACAGGTAGCGGAAGAACTATCAGCCTTTGGTGACTGTGTTGCTATCGCCAGTGACGTGACACTGCCAGAAAGTCGCCAACAACTGATTGAGCAACTATCGGCCCGGGAATCGCAGCTGAATATTTTGGTGAACAATGCGGGCAGTGCCTGGGGTGCCAGTTATGAAGAGTATCCGGAAGCCGCTTTTGATAAATTAATGGCCATCAATGTAAAGTCAGTCTTTGCTCTTAGTCGTGATTTAACACCACTGATGGAGCAGGGAGCCAGTAAAGACGACCCCGCCAGAATTGTAAATATAGGCTCGGTGGATGGTCTGCATATAGCCACGGCTCATAATACCGGGATGTATGCCTACAGTGCATCCAAGGCGGCAGTGCATCATTTAACCCGCCATTTAGCTGTAGAGTTAGGTAAGCGTCAGATTACCGTTAATGCGGTAGCCCCCGGTTTTTTTCCCAGTAAAATGACCGGCTATTTATTTGACACCATGCAAGAAAAACTGGAAGCCAATAGCTTATTGGGCCGAGTAGGGCGTGATGAAGAAATGGCGGGGATTGCCATTTATCTTTGTTCCAAAGCCGGTGCCTATACTCATGGTACAGTCATTCCTGTGGATGGCGGCACTTCCATTAACCATCAACACCTTATTGATTAA